CTCGACGAACCGTTTAAGAGAATTACTTGATGAAGTCACCGAATCATTACTAGCTTCTAGCTCGGCCGATGAATCTAAAGATCTCCGTTTGCTTGTTTCTGCTGGTCTTGAGGCTTTTGCCCGTTTCAGATTGAAGATTACCTTGGAAAAGGGGCCAAACCTTGTGTCGGGACTTAATGTATACGGCGAACAACTGGATGAAGAAGTATACAAACGCATGATGTCGAACTACTTGGAGAATGAGCTAGAGCGTGGCACACTTCTTATCCTTATTCGTGAACTGGGGGCTATGAATGCGGAGGAACTGGCTGAAAGAACAACAATCCCTCAAGACCGAGTATTTAGCCACCTTCTGCGCATGAAGAAAGATGAGCTATTGACATTAGCTGGAGAACGGAACGGATATGTGCTATATGATGTACCCAGAACTCCTAATGAAGCAGAGAAAACAATGCGAACCGTTACAAGCTTAGCATCTGAGTTGGCATTGGCCCGTGAACAGATTCAAGAAATTATGAAAGACTTGACTGCGAAGGATATTGGTCGCTTAACAAATTCCTTGGACTCGTTCTCTAAGGCCCGTGACAAAATGTCCACCATCGAAGTGGGGGGATCTGTTATTGGAGCAGAAATATTGGAGGGTGTGGAAGATAAAATCAAGTCTGCTGTTTCTCTTGCCTACCGTACAAGAGCCAAGATTCCTAGCACTCGGCCCAAAGTGACTATTGAGGATCTCGTGGATATTGATGTTCCTTCTGTCATGGATGATTACAGAGATCAGATGGGTTATGCTCCTTTACTGGGATTTGGCAATATCCACTGGAATATGGCGAGATGTGTTGGCTGTAAATCCTGTGAAATTTCATGTCCCGAGGACGCAATTGAGTTATTGCCTATAATTGAGGCCCCCCAGATATTCGAATTCTCAGATGAGGAACTTGACACTCTTCCCTCCAATAAGGCGCGGTTTTATCGAACAGTCCGTAACCTTGCTAAGCAGAAACCCGTTACAGACATTACATTAGAGAAAAAAGCTCCCGGCTTCGGGAAGGTGGATGTTGATCTCTGGCTGTGTGTTGCATGTCGAACTTGTGTGAGACGATGTCCAGGGCCAGAAGGGGGCGCTCTTGACTTGGAACTGAAATGGAATCTACCCGATGTTGTCCAACAAATCAAGTCGAAGGCATAGGATTAGTGACTCAGAAGTATGAATTAGAGGAAACTATCCTATCTCTATGCAATTTCCCACAACTGATTTCGTCCTGTAGTACTTGGCAACAGCGGGGCAATAACGCACTTATACTTACACTCCTAACGTAAATACCAATATCGGAGTGATAGCGGCTTGATTGATTTCAGTCTGACAAAAGACCAGGTGGAACTGCGGGAGAAAGCTAGGACCTTTGCACAGAATTACATGTTGCCTTATGCTCACCATTATGACAAAACTGGGGAGTTTCCGTTGCCTATCATCAAGAAAAGCTGGGAGGCTGGCCTCATGAACCTGAATGTGCCTGAAGAGTATGGTGGAGCGGGTATGGGTGTGGTGAATCAGTGCCTTGTTGTTGAAGAAATGGCGGCTGCTTGTCCAGGCATGACGACTAGCATTTATGTCAACAATCTAGGTTTGGAGCCCATTCTAGTTGCTGGTACTGAGGAACAAAAGGAGCAGTATTTGCGCCCGCTGACGGAGAATCTGAAGTTCATCTCATTTGCATGTAGTGAGCCATACATGGGTAGCGACGTTGCTGGCATTCAGACGCGGGCAGAGAAACAAGGTGACATGTACGTACTGAACGGTTCCAAGTTTTGGATTACTAACGCTCCACACGCTGACTATTTCACTGTATTCGCAAGTTTGGATCCTGAGAAACGTCA
Above is a window of Candidatus Thorarchaeota archaeon DNA encoding:
- a CDS encoding 4Fe-4S dicluster domain-containing protein, which produces MSKIDLEDMAPKRRRMMDMVMALGGLKEESAIPISRVNEAIAELKSKMEPLTEDILSFPEAYYHEFLERAKKNELVERIEDKGILEESIGNLTNTLDVHVSEPLTELLQLLEEKKGPTEDVEQDTSESPDIDIDARLGSIPEVLKEIEPIVEQLVEDSKKAAEESRKDIAAIVESMEKLRDDMDSNSEQALESIQSLARQVRYSPLLRTTAQVKRAFADNRISQERFEELLKTNIYDELIRGVLVFVLRNTGSKTVVELADIMRIPSRHVQQAMVSVVQRGEAEMVGLEGNAPVFSLVLEETPDTTLVMKRLLQQLRSLSRSVGDKQQETLNEAVKKMEPLLETLQVLGEYDETTLSDSTNRLRELLDEVTESLLASSSADESKDLRLLVSAGLEAFARFRLKITLEKGPNLVSGLNVYGEQLDEEVYKRMMSNYLENELERGTLLILIRELGAMNAEELAERTTIPQDRVFSHLLRMKKDELLTLAGERNGYVLYDVPRTPNEAEKTMRTVTSLASELALAREQIQEIMKDLTAKDIGRLTNSLDSFSKARDKMSTIEVGGSVIGAEILEGVEDKIKSAVSLAYRTRAKIPSTRPKVTIEDLVDIDVPSVMDDYRDQMGYAPLLGFGNIHWNMARCVGCKSCEISCPEDAIELLPIIEAPQIFEFSDEELDTLPSNKARFYRTVRNLAKQKPVTDITLEKKAPGFGKVDVDLWLCVACRTCVRRCPGPEGGALDLELKWNLPDVVQQIKSKA